The following are encoded in a window of Nibricoccus aquaticus genomic DNA:
- a CDS encoding DNA polymerase Y family protein, with amino-acid sequence MPLHTLIVDFNSYFASVEQQERPELRGRPVAIVPVMTERTSCIAASLDAKRHGVKTGTPVAEARQMCPGLVVIEARSELYVQYHHRLVAMIERCVPVTEVLSIDEVRCDLPGDFSRREKAQAIAQQIKRTITHEAGPCLTSSIGIAPNAFLAKVASDLVKPDGLVLFDDPDLPGCLYELSLRDLPGIGHNMEQRLLAAGFDSVEKLCAASRADLRRIWGGIEGERFYDGLHGAVVYRPATQTGSTIGHSHVLPPDMRNESSALATLHRLLQKAAMRLRHSASYAGGLHLSLRYVGRDRWSDALTFLETQDTRELIRVFNQLWDRRPTSARAQPIGVGVTLFHLSPAHNHTATLFETGDARTGLNAAIDRLNRKLGKNTVVYGGALGALHYAPIRIAFNRIPDVALEGGETDDELLATPADIQNARSSRTSRASLKSPRRQAGVF; translated from the coding sequence GTGCCGCTCCACACGCTCATCGTCGATTTCAACAGTTACTTCGCCTCCGTCGAACAGCAGGAGCGCCCCGAGCTGCGCGGCCGCCCCGTCGCCATCGTCCCCGTGATGACCGAACGCACCTCCTGCATCGCCGCCAGTCTCGACGCCAAACGCCACGGCGTGAAAACCGGCACGCCCGTCGCCGAGGCCCGCCAGATGTGCCCCGGCCTTGTCGTCATCGAAGCGCGCTCCGAGCTGTATGTGCAATATCATCACCGCCTCGTCGCCATGATCGAGCGCTGCGTCCCCGTCACCGAAGTCCTCTCCATCGACGAAGTCCGCTGCGATCTCCCAGGCGATTTTTCCCGCCGCGAAAAAGCCCAGGCCATCGCCCAACAAATCAAACGCACCATCACGCACGAAGCCGGCCCGTGCCTCACCAGCAGCATCGGCATCGCCCCCAACGCCTTCCTCGCCAAAGTCGCCTCCGACCTCGTGAAGCCCGATGGCCTCGTCCTCTTCGACGACCCCGATCTCCCCGGCTGCCTCTACGAACTCTCCCTGCGCGACCTCCCCGGCATCGGCCACAACATGGAGCAACGCCTCCTCGCCGCCGGCTTCGACTCCGTCGAAAAACTCTGCGCCGCCTCCCGCGCCGATCTTCGTCGCATCTGGGGCGGCATCGAGGGCGAGCGCTTCTACGACGGCCTCCACGGCGCTGTCGTCTACCGTCCCGCCACCCAAACCGGCAGCACCATCGGTCACTCGCACGTGCTCCCGCCCGACATGCGCAACGAGTCGAGCGCACTCGCGACGCTTCACCGCCTCCTCCAAAAAGCCGCCATGCGCCTGCGCCACTCCGCGTCCTACGCCGGCGGCCTCCACCTCAGCCTCCGCTACGTCGGCCGCGACCGCTGGAGCGATGCGCTCACCTTTCTCGAAACTCAGGACACGCGCGAACTCATCCGCGTCTTCAACCAGCTCTGGGACCGCCGCCCCACCTCCGCCCGCGCCCAGCCCATCGGCGTCGGCGTCACGCTCTTCCACCTCTCGCCCGCGCACAATCACACCGCCACGCTCTTCGAAACCGGCGACGCCCGCACCGGCCTCAACGCCGCCATCGACCGCCTCAATCGCAAGCTCGGCAAAAACACCGTCGTCTACGGCGGCGCTCTCGGCGCGCTCCACTACGCTCCCATCCGCATCGCCTTTAATCGCATCCCCGATGTCGCCCTCGAAGGCGGCGAGACCGACGACGAACTCCTCGCCACCCCCGCTGACATCCAAAACGCCCGCTCCTCGCGCACCTCTCGCGCTTCACTCAAATCCCCACGCCGCCAGGCCGGTGTCTTCTGA
- a CDS encoding metallophosphoesterase family protein — translation MRIAVIADTHNHHPARLPGLLAGADELWHLGDVCEPETLEKFERLGPPLRVVLGNNDFYPGWPLTLRLEREGVRFHLEHIPPSRAPVGCEVVLHGHTHVPRDEMLHGVRWLNPGCVSYANRGAPPSFAWLTVEKGKPLGWRVVRL, via the coding sequence ATGCGCATCGCCGTAATCGCAGACACGCACAATCACCATCCGGCCAGACTGCCGGGGCTGCTCGCGGGCGCAGACGAGCTGTGGCATCTGGGCGATGTGTGCGAGCCGGAGACGCTGGAGAAATTTGAGCGGTTGGGGCCGCCGTTGCGGGTGGTGCTGGGGAATAACGATTTTTATCCGGGCTGGCCGCTGACGTTGCGGCTGGAGCGGGAAGGGGTGCGGTTTCATCTGGAGCATATCCCGCCGTCGCGCGCGCCGGTGGGGTGCGAGGTGGTGTTGCACGGGCACACGCATGTGCCGCGTGACGAGATGTTGCACGGGGTGCGGTGGTTGAACCCAGGGTGCGTGTCGTATGCGAATCGCGGGGCGCCGCCGAGTTTCGCGTGGTTGACGGTGGAAAAAGGGAAGCCGCTGGGGTGGCGGGTGGTGCGGCTTTGA
- a CDS encoding M48 family metallopeptidase, with amino-acid sequence MSDDAIQQSLFDAFTPEPGVHKGPPASGGNQAGQDGIVFERSHRATNYRLTLRRDGVAVATIPAQGTERDARRFVEQHQDWLERARARQKLKPRGAVVWTLGAHVLWRGEMMEIRKAGEKQVTREGIFEERPMVSLGADVFRVSGFTGDLRATLESHFLHKAKIELPGRTWELAAETGVEVKEVSVRNQRTRWGSCTTGGVISLNWRLIQTPAAVRDYIIYHELMHLKEMNHSARFWARVEEVCPGWREAEKWIKQNGSLLGL; translated from the coding sequence GTGAGCGACGACGCGATCCAACAAAGTTTATTCGATGCATTCACGCCGGAGCCGGGCGTGCATAAAGGGCCGCCGGCGTCGGGCGGGAATCAGGCGGGGCAGGACGGGATCGTTTTCGAGCGGAGTCATCGGGCGACTAACTACCGGCTGACGTTGCGGCGTGACGGTGTCGCCGTAGCGACGATACCGGCTCAGGGGACGGAGCGGGATGCGCGGCGTTTCGTGGAGCAGCATCAGGACTGGCTGGAGCGGGCGCGGGCGCGGCAGAAGTTGAAGCCGCGCGGTGCGGTGGTGTGGACGCTGGGCGCGCATGTGCTGTGGCGCGGGGAGATGATGGAGATCCGCAAGGCGGGAGAAAAGCAGGTGACGCGCGAGGGGATTTTCGAGGAGCGGCCGATGGTGTCGCTCGGGGCGGATGTGTTTCGCGTGAGCGGTTTCACGGGAGATCTGCGGGCGACGCTGGAGTCGCACTTTTTGCACAAGGCGAAGATCGAGCTGCCGGGGCGCACGTGGGAGCTGGCGGCGGAGACGGGCGTGGAAGTGAAGGAAGTTTCGGTGCGCAATCAGCGCACGCGCTGGGGCTCCTGCACGACGGGCGGGGTGATTTCGCTGAATTGGCGGCTGATCCAGACGCCGGCGGCGGTGCGCGATTACATCATTTATCACGAGCTGATGCATCTGAAGGAAATGAATCACTCGGCGCGGTTTTGGGCGCGGGTGGAGGAAGTTTGCCCGGGCTGGCGCGAGGCGGAGAAGTGGATCAAGCAGAACGGATCGTTGCTGGGGTTGTGA
- a CDS encoding hybrid sensor histidine kinase/response regulator, giving the protein MLPPITPGLCSAVLMPHGQCYFWQHELIALHAIADGLIALAYFSIPLIIFSFVRKRRDLPFPVIFLMFGAFIVACGTTHLLEVSSIWNPHYWLSGWVKAATALISLITAVAMIRIVPQALDLPSPAELKKLNDSLEERVRNRTADLAAANEHLSREISQREQAEAEVRRLNQSLQNRVAELQTVFDLAPVAIGLAQDAECRDIRINEAFARILGLAKNANGSLTAPPDSRPVTFKVFHDGRELLPHELPMQRAARENLAIHNFEEVLIRADGQKLELISTAVPLRDTTGQSRGCVAAFLDVTAQRRSERDRLEFERRLQETRKLESLGVLAGGIAHDFNNLLTGILGNASLARMELPPEHLNVHELLNRQEQAALRAADLCRQMLAFAGKGRFVVRPLDFNRLIEDARALLTVSAGKDNSLDYSLAPELPAIQADAAQMRQILVNLVSNSAEAIGDKPGRITISTTTRHIDAAGLATTVHRGQLTPGEHVCIEVSDNGSGMDDATCAKIFDPFFTTKFTGRGLGLAAVLGIVRGHKGGIAVRSIPGHGSVLSIIFPAHLSPKTPDTHAGLPPPSPAASGALLVVDDEETVRTVAARVLSGSGKTVAEASDGHAALALARQPGQKFDLVLLDLTMPGLDGEATYRALREIDPRLRVILMSGYSEQETLSRFSGQSIAGFLAKPFTASQVLEKVREVLGH; this is encoded by the coding sequence ATGCTTCCACCCATCACGCCCGGCTTGTGCAGCGCTGTATTGATGCCGCACGGACAATGCTACTTCTGGCAGCACGAGCTCATCGCGCTCCACGCCATCGCCGACGGCCTCATCGCCCTCGCCTACTTCTCCATTCCGCTCATCATTTTTTCGTTCGTCCGGAAACGCCGCGATCTCCCGTTTCCGGTGATCTTCCTGATGTTCGGCGCGTTCATCGTCGCCTGCGGCACCACCCACCTCCTCGAAGTCTCCAGCATCTGGAATCCCCACTACTGGCTCTCCGGCTGGGTCAAAGCCGCCACCGCGCTCATCTCGCTGATCACCGCCGTCGCCATGATCCGCATCGTCCCGCAGGCGCTTGATCTTCCCAGCCCCGCCGAGCTCAAAAAACTCAACGACTCCCTCGAGGAACGCGTCCGCAACCGCACCGCCGACCTCGCCGCCGCCAACGAACACCTCTCCCGCGAAATCTCCCAACGCGAACAAGCCGAGGCCGAGGTCCGCCGCCTGAATCAGTCCCTCCAAAACCGCGTCGCCGAACTCCAGACCGTTTTCGATCTCGCCCCCGTCGCCATCGGCCTCGCCCAAGATGCCGAATGCCGCGACATCCGCATCAACGAAGCCTTCGCCCGCATCCTCGGCCTCGCCAAAAACGCCAACGGCTCACTCACCGCCCCGCCCGACTCCCGCCCCGTCACCTTCAAAGTTTTCCACGACGGCCGCGAACTCCTTCCGCATGAACTGCCCATGCAGCGCGCCGCCCGCGAAAACCTCGCCATCCACAACTTCGAGGAAGTCCTCATCCGCGCCGACGGCCAGAAACTCGAACTCATCTCCACCGCCGTTCCCCTCCGCGACACCACAGGCCAGTCCCGCGGCTGCGTTGCCGCCTTCCTCGACGTCACCGCCCAACGCCGCTCCGAACGCGACCGCCTCGAGTTCGAACGCCGCCTCCAGGAAACCCGTAAACTCGAAAGCCTCGGCGTCCTCGCCGGCGGCATAGCCCACGATTTCAACAACCTGCTCACCGGCATCCTCGGCAACGCCAGCCTCGCCCGCATGGAACTCCCGCCCGAGCACCTCAACGTCCACGAACTCCTCAACCGCCAGGAACAGGCCGCCCTCCGCGCCGCCGACCTCTGCCGCCAGATGCTCGCCTTCGCTGGCAAAGGCCGCTTCGTCGTTCGCCCCCTCGACTTCAACCGCCTCATCGAGGATGCCCGCGCGCTCCTCACCGTCAGCGCCGGCAAGGACAACTCCCTCGACTACTCACTCGCCCCCGAGCTCCCCGCCATCCAGGCCGACGCCGCCCAGATGCGCCAGATCCTCGTCAACCTCGTCAGCAACTCCGCCGAAGCCATCGGCGACAAACCCGGCCGTATCACCATCTCAACCACAACCCGCCACATCGACGCCGCCGGGCTCGCCACCACCGTTCACCGCGGCCAGCTCACCCCCGGCGAACACGTCTGCATCGAAGTCTCCGACAACGGCTCCGGCATGGACGACGCCACCTGCGCCAAAATCTTCGACCCCTTCTTCACCACCAAATTCACCGGCCGCGGTCTCGGCCTAGCCGCCGTCCTCGGCATCGTGCGCGGCCACAAGGGCGGCATCGCCGTCCGCAGCATCCCCGGCCACGGCTCCGTTCTGTCCATTATCTTCCCCGCCCACCTCAGTCCTAAAACTCCGGATACCCACGCCGGCCTTCCTCCGCCGTCACCCGCCGCCAGTGGCGCGCTCCTCGTCGTCGACGACGAGGAAACCGTCCGCACCGTCGCCGCCCGCGTCCTCAGCGGCTCCGGCAAAACCGTCGCCGAGGCCTCCGACGGTCACGCCGCCCTCGCTCTCGCCCGCCAGCCCGGCCAGAAATTCGACCTCGTCCTCCTCGACCTCACCATGCCCGGCCTCGACGGCGAAGCCACCTACCGCGCTCTCCGCGAAATCGATCCCCGCCTCCGCGTCATCCTCATGAGCGGCTACAGCGAACAAGAGACCCTCAGCCGCTTCTCCGGCCAGAGCATCGCCGGCTTCCTCGCCAAACCCTTCACCGCCTCCCAGGTCCTCGAAAAAGTCCGCGAAGTCCTCGGCCATTAG
- a CDS encoding FKBP-type peptidyl-prolyl cis-trans isomerase has product MRSIFILALLAVVLATIAIGVRSGLFARKDPGKPINAAMRAALETPQFSTEDAMIIAQRYPNARKTESGLLYVVHAPGEGPTPFKGQIVSVHYTGTFLNGQKFDSSHDRGAPFNFQVGFGRVIIGWDEAFGSMKKGEKRTLIVPYWLGYGEKGRGKIPARATLLFEVELLGIDGDAK; this is encoded by the coding sequence ATGCGCAGCATCTTCATCCTCGCCCTCCTCGCCGTCGTTCTCGCCACCATCGCCATTGGCGTCCGCTCCGGCCTCTTCGCGCGTAAAGACCCCGGCAAGCCCATCAACGCCGCCATGCGCGCCGCCCTCGAAACGCCTCAGTTCTCCACCGAAGATGCGATGATCATTGCGCAGCGTTATCCCAACGCCCGCAAAACCGAGAGCGGCCTGCTCTACGTCGTCCACGCCCCCGGCGAAGGCCCCACTCCCTTCAAAGGCCAGATCGTCTCCGTCCACTACACCGGCACATTTCTCAACGGCCAAAAATTCGACTCCTCCCACGACCGCGGTGCCCCGTTTAATTTCCAGGTTGGCTTTGGCCGCGTCATCATCGGCTGGGACGAAGCCTTCGGCTCGATGAAGAAAGGCGAAAAACGCACCCTCATCGTCCCCTACTGGCTCGGCTACGGCGAAAAAGGCCGCGGCAAAATCCCCGCCCGCGCCACCCTCCTCTTCGAAGTCGAACTCCTCGGCATCGACGGCGACGCGAAATAA
- the moaA gene encoding GTP 3',8-cyclase MoaA has protein sequence MTDIRDQLSRPLRDLRISVTDRCNFRCTYCMPAEIFGPGHAFLKDPQLMSFAELTRILRAFVSLGVEKIRLTGGEPLLRADVPELIRFIKTELRVPDVALTTNGWLLEKHAPALRSAGLDRLNVSLDSLDPKTFGRMNGQGFSPERVIRGIDAATAAGFPVKLNMVVQRGVNDHDIVPLADWARQRRLTLRFIEFMDAGNHNAWQRSEVIPAQEIVDTLSARWPLAPVGPAYRGEVAARYRYLDGSGEIGLISAVTEPFCRDCNRARLSADGKLHTCLFTALGHDLLSPLRTGATDEQLHDRIARIWGARTDRYSDERAERLARGDLVPKAEMSYLGG, from the coding sequence ATGACCGACATCCGCGACCAGCTCAGCCGCCCGCTGCGCGACCTGCGCATCTCGGTCACCGACCGCTGTAACTTCCGCTGCACCTACTGCATGCCCGCCGAGATCTTCGGCCCCGGTCACGCCTTCCTGAAAGATCCGCAGCTCATGTCGTTCGCCGAACTGACGCGCATCCTCCGCGCGTTCGTCTCCCTCGGCGTCGAAAAAATCCGCCTCACCGGCGGCGAACCGCTCCTGCGCGCCGACGTCCCCGAACTCATCCGCTTCATCAAAACCGAGCTCCGCGTCCCCGACGTCGCCCTCACCACCAACGGCTGGCTCCTCGAAAAACACGCGCCCGCCCTCCGCTCCGCCGGACTAGACCGCCTCAACGTCTCCCTCGACAGCCTCGACCCGAAAACCTTCGGCCGCATGAACGGCCAGGGCTTCTCCCCCGAACGCGTCATCCGGGGCATCGACGCCGCCACCGCCGCCGGTTTCCCCGTGAAGCTCAACATGGTCGTCCAGCGCGGCGTCAACGACCACGACATCGTCCCCCTCGCCGACTGGGCCCGCCAGCGCCGCCTCACCCTGCGCTTCATCGAGTTCATGGACGCCGGCAATCACAACGCCTGGCAGCGCAGCGAAGTCATCCCCGCGCAGGAAATCGTGGATACACTCTCCGCCCGCTGGCCCCTCGCCCCTGTCGGCCCCGCCTACCGCGGCGAAGTCGCCGCCCGCTACCGCTACCTCGACGGCTCCGGGGAAATCGGCCTCATCAGTGCCGTCACCGAGCCCTTCTGCCGCGACTGCAACCGCGCCCGCCTCTCCGCCGACGGCAAACTCCACACCTGCCTCTTCACCGCCCTCGGCCACGACCTCCTCTCCCCCCTCCGCACCGGCGCGACCGATGAACAACTCCACGACCGCATCGCCCGCATCTGGGGCGCCCGCACCGACCGCTACTCCGACGAACGCGCCGAACGCCTTGCCCGCGGCGATCTCGTCCCCAAAGCCGAGATGAGCTACCTCGGCGGCTAA
- a CDS encoding TlpA family protein disulfide reductase, whose product MNKNSLRAFLFVALGALLGFVVTACNRSDATPSTPSRPSAYKALPAANPAPVWALTDLDGKTLNSADFKGKILVVDFWATWCPPCVHEIPGYIDFVKKHGTEKIALVGLSLDEIPAADVKKFATAKGINYPVAIAPQELLAQFASVEGIPATFIVDRDGKLRFMKVGSAPIEDLEKTVAGLL is encoded by the coding sequence ATGAACAAAAACTCCCTCCGCGCCTTCCTCTTCGTAGCCCTGGGCGCCCTGCTCGGCTTCGTCGTCACCGCGTGCAACCGCTCCGACGCCACGCCCTCGACCCCGTCGCGTCCCTCCGCCTACAAAGCCCTCCCCGCCGCGAACCCCGCGCCCGTCTGGGCCCTCACCGATCTCGACGGCAAGACGCTCAACTCCGCCGACTTCAAAGGCAAAATCCTCGTCGTCGACTTCTGGGCCACCTGGTGCCCGCCCTGCGTGCATGAAATCCCCGGCTACATCGACTTCGTCAAAAAACACGGCACCGAAAAAATCGCCCTCGTCGGCCTCTCCCTCGACGAAATCCCCGCTGCCGACGTGAAGAAATTCGCGACCGCCAAAGGCATCAACTACCCCGTCGCCATCGCCCCGCAGGAACTCCTCGCCCAATTCGCCTCCGTCGAAGGCATTCCCGCCACCTTCATCGTCGATCGCGACGGCAAACTCCGCTTCATGAAAGTCGGCTCCGCTCCCATCGAAGATCTGGAGAAAACCGTCGCCGGCCTCCTCTGA
- a CDS encoding glycosyltransferase family 2 protein produces the protein MSALVLTLYAITLAGMIGFAVHRLKVLWMYARHARKPAAPAQWKGPQPRVCVQCPLYNESLMIEGLLNSVTALRWPKELLEIQILDDSNDDTPAIITRWLEKNPSLAGCVKHIRRPHRGGYKAGALAYGMTLTDAEFCAVFDADFRPASDFLEKTMPYFSDPKVGVVQARWEFSNRRASLLTRFQGIFLDAHFVVEQAARFGSGLFFNFNGTAGVWRRISLEDAGSWSADTVTEDLDASYRAQRRGWKFIYLSEYTVLSELPEKLTAFKTQQYRWTKGGIQVARKQLGEIFASDLPSRVKREAFFHLTTGFVHPLLVTFAILFVPYLYFAEQVEMTGIWFVLNPLSVLLVGGTTVILYITSQYFRDRQWTDGLLWLVSSPLLLAFGLAMSVTCCVAVIEGMFTMGGEFVRTPKGGREASVGGVMKKLRSRMLFAVVTTVEVLLGLVMLFGAIYFARHHETDIAITLFIKSAGFLGIAAMSIPDLFPRQRTAAAA, from the coding sequence ATGTACGCCCGCCACGCGCGCAAGCCCGCCGCCCCCGCCCAGTGGAAAGGCCCGCAACCCCGCGTCTGCGTCCAATGCCCCCTCTACAACGAGTCCCTCATGATCGAGGGCCTGCTCAACTCCGTCACCGCTCTCCGCTGGCCCAAGGAACTTCTCGAAATCCAAATTCTCGACGACTCCAACGACGACACTCCCGCCATCATCACGCGCTGGCTCGAAAAAAATCCCTCACTCGCCGGGTGCGTGAAACACATCCGCCGCCCGCATCGCGGCGGCTACAAGGCCGGCGCGCTCGCTTATGGCATGACTCTCACCGACGCCGAATTCTGCGCCGTCTTCGACGCCGACTTCCGCCCCGCCTCCGACTTCCTGGAAAAAACGATGCCCTACTTCAGCGACCCCAAGGTCGGCGTCGTCCAGGCCCGCTGGGAATTCTCCAACCGCCGCGCCAGCCTGCTCACCCGCTTCCAGGGCATCTTCCTCGACGCCCACTTCGTCGTCGAACAAGCCGCCCGCTTCGGCTCCGGCCTCTTCTTCAACTTCAACGGCACCGCCGGCGTCTGGCGCCGCATCTCTCTCGAAGACGCTGGTAGCTGGTCCGCCGATACCGTCACCGAGGATCTCGACGCCTCCTACCGCGCCCAGCGCCGCGGCTGGAAATTCATCTATCTCAGCGAGTACACCGTCCTCTCCGAACTCCCCGAAAAACTCACCGCCTTCAAAACCCAGCAATACCGCTGGACCAAGGGCGGCATCCAGGTCGCCCGCAAACAACTCGGCGAAATCTTCGCCAGCGATCTTCCCTCACGCGTGAAGCGCGAAGCCTTTTTCCACCTCACGACCGGCTTCGTTCATCCGCTGCTCGTCACTTTCGCGATCCTGTTCGTTCCCTATCTCTACTTCGCCGAGCAGGTCGAAATGACCGGCATCTGGTTCGTGCTCAATCCGCTCTCGGTCCTCCTCGTCGGCGGCACCACCGTGATCCTCTACATCACCAGCCAGTATTTCCGCGACCGTCAGTGGACCGATGGACTTCTCTGGCTCGTCTCCTCGCCGCTCCTGCTCGCATTCGGCCTCGCGATGAGCGTCACCTGCTGCGTCGCCGTCATCGAAGGCATGTTCACCATGGGCGGCGAATTCGTCCGCACACCCAAAGGCGGTCGAGAGGCCAGCGTCGGCGGCGTCATGAAAAAACTCCGCAGCCGCATGCTTTTCGCTGTCGTTACCACCGTGGAAGTGCTCCTGGGCCTCGTCATGCTCTTCGGCGCGATCTACTTCGCCCGCCACCACGAGACCGACATCGCGATCACCCTCTTCATCAAATCCGCCGGCTTCCTCGGCATCGCCGCTATGTCCATCCCCGACCTCTTCCCACGTCAGCGCACCGCAGCTGCCGCTTGA